DNA sequence from the Arthrobacter jinronghuae genome:
CTGCCCGCCCCCGGAATCGCCGACCCGCGCAGCCTCGACGAAGCCCAGGACTGTGACCTTGCGCTGTGTCCGCTCACCAACACCATGCCGATCCTGCGGCTGGACCTGCTGAACGAATCCGCTCCCCCGGATGAGACCCAACTGACGATGGCGTGGGTGGAAATGCCCAGCCTTCGGGTCCTGCCCAGCAGACAGGTGTATTCACAGGTGCGCGCCTATTCTCCGGACCCGGGCCACGCCGTCGTCCTCTACAGCTCGCCCAACCGCGGGTTCACCGCCGAAATCACCGTCGACGCGGACGGCACCGTCATCGACTACCCCGGACTGGCCGCGCGTCTGCCCTGAGGTCCAGGCCCTCACGTCCAGATACCGGGCACCGGACTCCGGACTTCGGGCTCCGCAAAGGCTCCCCCGCGTCCGGACCCACTCCGTGTCCCGGCTAGGATTGGAATACATCCACTCAACGCACGCTTGGAGACCACATGAGTGAAATTTTCCTGGATCGATTCCGCGCCTTGGTCCCCAAGTACCTTGAGGACAACTGGCGGGAAGAGGACGGCATCCCCGAACGGGAGCTCGACTCGATGCTTGCCGCCCACGATTTCAACATCCCGCTGGTACTGCGTGAGTTCTACCTCGCCCTCGGCGGATGCGAAGACCTGATGGAGGCCTTCCACTTCTTCTGGGATCCGGACGAGCTGGAGATCGAAGACGGCTACCTGCTGTTCCTCGAAGATGAGGACGAGAAGTTCGTCTGGGGCATCCGTGCGGACCAGCTGGACGTTCCCGATCCCATCGTGTGGCGCCGCAATAACGCGCGCGGTGACTGGCAGAGCGAAGAGGGCACCCTTAGCGAGTATGTCCTGGACATGTTCGAGTGGGTCTTTGAAGAGGATGAAGACGAGGACTGAGCCGTCTATGAAGGACGTTTTTCCCGAAACAACTTGGAAAAGCCACGCACCTGACGGGTACCAGTGTCCGTTCTGCGACATGGCCTCGGGCGAGTTCCGGAATCCCGGAAACCTGTGCGAGCCCGGAGACCTGATTTACTCCGACGAGCTGGTGCTGGCGTTCATAGCTTCACACGGGTTTGATCCTGAGCCCGGCCACGTCCTCGTCACGCCGCGCCAGCACTACGAACTGCTCTATGAGCTGCCCGACGACGTCGCGGCGCGGATCATGCTCGTGACCCGGGATATGGCGGTGGCCATCAAGAAGGCCTGGCATCCCGACGGCGTCACCACAAGGCAGCACAACGAGCCCGCCGGGAGCCAGCACGTGTGGCACTACCACCAGCATGTGCTCCCTCGCTGGACGGACGACGGGCTCTACTTCACGCCCAAGCGGCCCATCGTGCCGCCCGCTGTGCGTGCCCGCAAGGCCGCCGAGCTGCGCGCGGTCCTATAGCCGCAGTTCCAGCAGGAAACTGCGGCGGCCGAGGAATCCCGTGACATGCAGTCCCGGCAGCGGAAGTTACACCTCGCGGTTGACCACGGCGCGCGCAAAAGCGGCCAGGGCTTCCTTCACTACGGACTCAGGCAGCGGTGCGAGGGCAGCTACGGCGTCTTCGGACCAGCTGCGTGCAACTTCCCAGGACTGATCCGTGACCGGGCTGCTGCGCAGGGCAGCCACGGCTTCGGCCAGCGCCTCGTCGGAGCTCAGGTCCCTTTCCACCAGTTCGAGCACGGCTGCGGCTTCGGCATCCCCGTCGGCCGCGGCACGCCGAAGCAGCAGCACGGGCAAGGTGGGAACGCCTTCGCGCAGGTCAGTGCCCGGCGTCTTCCCGGACTTCGCCTGCTTGCCGGTGACGTCAATGACGTCGTCGGCCAACTGGAAGGCGATGCCTACCTTCTCGCCGTATTCGACCATGATGTCGATGGTTTCCTGGCCCGCGCCGGAGAACAAGGCACCGAACTGGCCGGAGGCGGCAATCAGTGAACCGGTCTTGTCCGCGATCACGGACAGGTAGTGTTCGAGCGGATCCTGGCCTTCGGCAGGGCCAACCGTTTCGTGCAGCTGACCCAGGCACAACCGCTCGAATGTGTGTGCCTGGATAGCCAGCGCAGGGCCACCCAGGGCGGAGACCAGGCTGGAAGCCCGCGCAAAGATGAGGTCGCCGGTGAGCACGGCCACCGAGTTGCCCCAGAGTTCATGTGCTGTCGGGGCTCCGCGGCGGTACGGCGCCTCGTCCATCACGTCGTCGTGATAGAGCGTGGCAAGGTGCGTCAGCTCGACGACCACGGCCGACTGGATAACCTTTTCCGGCGCATCTTCGGCACCGAGATGGGAAGCCAGGAGGGTCAGGAGCGGACGGATCCGCTTGCCGCCGGCCTCCACAAGGTGCCGGGAGGTGACATCGGCGAAGGGATCGGAGTTGGCTACCGCTTCGCGCAGCCGCAGTTCCACCTGCTCCAGGGATGCGGCCATGGACGGGCCAAGCCTCGGGTCCTCAGCCAGCAGGGCGAAGCCCGGCGGCAGTGCGGAAGTGCCTGGCACGGTTTCCGGGCTGGTGTTGGTGGATTCAGTCACTGTTCAAGACTCACTATTTGTCGGAACGGGTGGACAACAGGCATAGAAGTCACGGGTGCTGCGCAGGCTGCCGGGGAGTTATCGGCGTTCCTTGGTTGCTTGCCGGCGGGACCAGCATTTCCAGTAAGGCAATCACTCTATCCTCTATGCCCTTGGAACTGCTGTCCGTCAGGTTAGCGAGCATACGCACCACGAAACGCATAAGCACGGGAATCGGCATTCCTGTGCGCAGCGCCAGTTTCATGACTGCGGGGCGGCCGATCATGGCAGCGAAGATGCGGCCGAGCGTGAAGTGGCTGCCCCATTCTTCCCGCACGTGGTCGGCATAGGCGCGCAGTTCGACGTCGAACGCGGCCTGCGATGTGAGCAGGCCCGGTGCAAGTGCGGCCCCGGAGCCCTCGATGATGTGTTCGGCCGCAAACCGCGCCGATTCCATGGCGTAGGAAATACCTTCGCCGTTGAACGGGCTGACCATGCCGCCGGCATCGCCGAGCAGCAGCAGCCCCGGCGAGTAGTGCGGGGTGCGGTTGAAGCCCATGGGCAGGGCTGCCCCGCGGATCTCGCCCACCTGGTTTTCCGGCGTGAAGCCCCACTCTGCGGGCATGCCGGCGGTCCAGTCGCGCAGGACCTTGCGGTAATCCAGCTTGCCGAATTCCTTGGAGGAGTTCAGGATGCCGAGGCCAACATTGGACGTTCCGTCTCCCACTCCGAAGACCCAGCCGTAGCCGGGCAGCGGATTGCCGGAGGCATCCGGAAGCTCCAGCCAGCCTTCCATCCAGTCGTCATTGGTGCGCGGGCTTTCGAAGTAGGTACGTACGGCTACGCCCATGGGACGGTCGTCGCGTTTTTCGATGCCCACGCTCAGGGCGGTGCGGCTTGAGTTCCCGTCGGCAGCCAGGACGACGTCGGCGAAGAACTCCCGCCGTTCGCCGGTGCGCCTCCCGTTTTCATCCAGAACGTTGGCGACTGCGCCTTCCACACGTCCGTCGTCGCCGCGGATGGCAGAGACCACTGTGTGCCGCTCAAGGATCTTCGCTCCGGCAGCCTGCGCGTGGCAGGCAAGTGCCTCGTCGAAACCGAGACGGGTCCGGATCAGGCCGTAATCGGGGAAATCCGACAGCGCTGGCCATGGCAGTTCCAGCGTTCTACCGCCGGCAATCAGGCGTAGCCCCTTATTCCGGCGCCACCCTTCGGCTTCTTCGTGCGGCAGGCCCAGGAACTGGATTTCGCGCACGGCGCGGGGGGTCAGGCCGTCGCCGCAGACCTTTTCCCGTGGGAATGCGGTCTTTTCGAGAACTGTTACATCCACCCCTGCAGAGGCGAGGTAGTACGCGGCTGTGGAACCGGCGGGGCCGGCACCGACGATAAGGACCTTCACTTGTCCGGATGCCCTCCGGGCTTGACGGCGCGGTGCACAGCCACAATGCCGCCGGTGAGGTTGCGGTAGGCAACGTCCTGCCAGCCGGTTTCGGCAATCCACGCTGCCAGGCCGTCCTGGTTCGGCCACGCCCGGATGGACTCGGCGAGGTAGACGTACGCATCCGGATTGGAGGCGACCTTGCGGGCAATCGAAGGAAGTGCACGCATCAGGTATTCGGTGTACATGGTGCGCCACACCGGAACCACCGGCGAAGAGAATTCCGCAATGACAAGGCGGCCGCCGGGCTTGGTCACCCGGAGCATTTCCGCCAGCGCCTTTTTCGGCTCGTTGACGTTGCGCAGGCCGAAGGAAATGGTGGAGGCGTCGAAGGAGTTGTCCTCGAACGGCAGGTTAGTCGCATCGCCGGCGACGAAGTCGATATCGGGGCGGCGGCGCTTGCCTACCTTGAGCATGCCGAGGGAGAAGTCGCAGGCAACGACGTCGATGCCGGCGTCTGCGTAGGGCTCGCTCGAGGTGCCGGTGCCGGCGGCGAGGTCCAGGACCCGCTGTCCGGGCACGGCGCCGACGGCGTCCACCACAATGCGCCGCCAGCGGCGTGTCTGTCCGAGGGACAGCACGTCGTTTACGACGTCGTATTTAGGTGCCACGTCATCAAACATGGCAGCAACTTCATCCGGGCGTTTTTCCAACGATGCGCGGTTCACTCTGTCATTGTCTCAAACAATGGGAGGGCCGCCGAACCGGCCGTCGGGTTGTCTGGTTCCTCTCAGCCGGCGGCCCCGATATCGGGCGTGTACCGGCGGCGGAGTAGTGTGGAACCACTATGACCACCCTGCGTTCTGTGACCGTGCCTGTAGGTGAGCTTTCCGCCGCCATCGGCCTTCTGGAGTATTTGGTTCTTGACGAGCAACTGTGCTGGATCCGGCGCCAGGAGGGGCTGGTGGGCTTTGGGGAAGCGGCCCGCTTCACCTCCAGCGGCCCCGAGCGCTTCGCCCGGGCACAGGAATGGTGGCGGTCCCTCCTTGCGGACGCCGACGTCGAGGACCCTCTTTCCGCTCCCGGCACCGGCATCGTCGCCTTTGGTTCCTTCGCCTTCTCCAAGCGCTCCCCCTTTGAATCCCGTCTGGTGGTTCCGGAAATCATCGTTGGGCTGCGCGACGGCGCCGGCTGGGTGACGTACACAACCACGGATCCCGACGCGGAACTCAACGAGGAGACCGCGAAGGCCGCACTGGCCCGCTACCTGGAGGACCTTCCGGTCTACCGGGAAAGCGATCCGGCAGACCGGGTCCTGCCGGGCATGCTGAGTGAGTCAGAGTGGAAAAACGCCGTGGCACGGTCGGTTGCCCATGTAGCAGCCGGCGATTTGAGCAAGATTGTCCTGGCCCGCGATATTGCCGTGGAGTTGGGCAACCCCCTCGTGGCGTCACAGGTGCTGCGCGAACTGGCCGTGCGTTACCGTGACTGCTGGACATACTCCGTGGACGGATTGATCGGGTCCACCCCTGAGATGCTGATCAAGGTCGAAAACGGTACCGCCGAGGCGCGCGTACTGGCGGGAACACTGGACCGCGCCACTGCTCCTGCCGACGATCCCCACTACGCCAAGCGGGTGCTGGCCGGTTCCGCCAAGCAGCAGCACGAGCATCAGATTGCCATCGATTCCCTCACCCGGTCCCTTGAACCTTTCACCTCTTCGATGACTTCCCACACGGAGCCGTTTGTCCTTGAACTGCCCAATGTCTGGCATCTGGCCTCAGACGTCACCGCCGAGCTCGCGCCGGATGAGAGCGGACTGATCCCCACGCCCCTGACCCTGGTGGAAGCACTGCATCCCACCGCCGCTGTCTGCGGCTTCCCCACCAGCGTTGCCGGCGAACTTATTAGTGAGCTTGAGCACATGGACCGCGGCCCCTACTCCGGACCGGTCGGCTGGATGGACGCTGCCGGAAACGGTGAATGGGGTATCGCCCTGCGCGGCGCCGTGATCGAAAGCCCCACGAAAGTACGGCTTTATGCAGGCTGTGGAATTGTGGCCGGCTCCAATCCTGCGGCGGAACTAGAGGAAACCTGGAGCAAGTTCCGTCCAATGCTTGAGGCCCTCGGCCTGGACCGGCCCCGCGCCGTTCCGGTGCGTAACCCCGATTTCGCATCCTCATCTTCGGGATCCTGAAGCCTCACGGCACCTCCGTCGGAGACCAACTGCATAGGCGATTGGTTTTTTGCATAAATTTACAGTGGGTAGAATAGAAACTCGGATCGCGCCGTCATGGCCGCTTCCGCCCTATGCCGCTCTGGAGACGGTTTGGTTTCCGCCTGCGGCCTCTTCTGTTCCTGCCGACCAAAGGTTCTGAATCGCAATGCCGCACAAAGCCCGCACCACTCTTGCTGCCCTCCTTGCTGTCGGAGCGTTGTCCCTGACCGCCTGCGGCGGCGGAGACGACTCCGCGGAGTCCGGTTTCACGACCGTCAACGAGGGCACACTCACTGTGTGCTCCAACGTTCCTTTCAAACCGTTTGAATACGTGGTGGACGGCGAGTTCACCGGCTTCGATATCGAGCTCACCCGTGAAATTGCCAAAGGCATGGGTCTCGAGCATGAGGTGCAGAACGTTGGATTCGACGGCCTGCAGAGCGGAACCGTACTGGCTGCCCGCCAGTGCGATGTGATTGCCGCGGCCATGTCCATCACGGATGAGCGGGCCGAAAAACTGGCTTTTTCGGACCCGTACTATGACTCGCCGCAGACCCTCCTGGTTCCTGCCGACTCCTCAGTTGCCTCCCTGGCAGACCTCAAGGGCAAGAAGGTAGGGGTCCAGCAGGGCACCACCGGTGAGAGCTATGCACGGGAAAACGCGGCCGACGCAGAGATTATGTCCTTCCAGACCGACGCGGAGCTGTTCCAGGGACTGCAGGCCGGAAACATTGATGCGGTCCTCCAGGACCACGCGGTGAACCAGGACCACACCGAGGACGGCAAGTTCCGGATTTCAGCCAGCTTCGAGACGGGTGAATCCTACGGCCTCGCCATGAAGAAGGAAGGCAGCGAGGAGCTGGTTTCGAAGGTAAATGAACAGCTTGCTGATCTGCGGGAGAATGGGAAGTACCAGGAGCTCCATGACCGGTTCTTCACGAAGTAGCCGCACAGGGAATCGGGTGCCGCAGTACGGCACGCCACGGGGCTTCTGTTTTGCTGCCGACAGTGGCGGACACGTTACCGAAATATGGACTACGTACGCTCTAGACTGCATCCCAATACCCAGCTACGGGTGAGACCGCTCATACCGTCCGACGTAAGGTTGTAAACCAATGCCGTACAAAGCCCGCACCGCCGCCTTCACCTTTCTGGCCATCGGCGCCCTTTCGCTGACCGCCTGCGGTGGTGACGACGCCGGAGCCTCCGACGACGCTGCCAACGG
Encoded proteins:
- a CDS encoding putative glycolipid-binding domain-containing protein, whose translation is MTTTAQARTVRWQGQDDPERTDTAVVSFRERELAAAGTSVTAEYRASWTLSTIPGWVTRRLTVEVTGKGWSRTLELERSTEGRWSVETTTSGLTDLPAPGIADPRSLDEAQDCDLALCPLTNTMPILRLDLLNESAPPDETQLTMAWVEMPSLRVLPSRQVYSQVRAYSPDPGHAVVLYSSPNRGFTAEITVDADGTVIDYPGLAARLP
- a CDS encoding HIT family protein, with translation MKDVFPETTWKSHAPDGYQCPFCDMASGEFRNPGNLCEPGDLIYSDELVLAFIASHGFDPEPGHVLVTPRQHYELLYELPDDVAARIMLVTRDMAVAIKKAWHPDGVTTRQHNEPAGSQHVWHYHQHVLPRWTDDGLYFTPKRPIVPPAVRARKAAELRAVL
- a CDS encoding polyprenyl synthetase family protein, which codes for MTESTNTSPETVPGTSALPPGFALLAEDPRLGPSMAASLEQVELRLREAVANSDPFADVTSRHLVEAGGKRIRPLLTLLASHLGAEDAPEKVIQSAVVVELTHLATLYHDDVMDEAPYRRGAPTAHELWGNSVAVLTGDLIFARASSLVSALGGPALAIQAHTFERLCLGQLHETVGPAEGQDPLEHYLSVIADKTGSLIAASGQFGALFSGAGQETIDIMVEYGEKVGIAFQLADDVIDVTGKQAKSGKTPGTDLREGVPTLPVLLLRRAAADGDAEAAAVLELVERDLSSDEALAEAVAALRSSPVTDQSWEVARSWSEDAVAALAPLPESVVKEALAAFARAVVNREV
- a CDS encoding geranylgeranyl reductase family protein, with product MKVLIVGAGPAGSTAAYYLASAGVDVTVLEKTAFPREKVCGDGLTPRAVREIQFLGLPHEEAEGWRRNKGLRLIAGGRTLELPWPALSDFPDYGLIRTRLGFDEALACHAQAAGAKILERHTVVSAIRGDDGRVEGAVANVLDENGRRTGERREFFADVVLAADGNSSRTALSVGIEKRDDRPMGVAVRTYFESPRTNDDWMEGWLELPDASGNPLPGYGWVFGVGDGTSNVGLGILNSSKEFGKLDYRKVLRDWTAGMPAEWGFTPENQVGEIRGAALPMGFNRTPHYSPGLLLLGDAGGMVSPFNGEGISYAMESARFAAEHIIEGSGAALAPGLLTSQAAFDVELRAYADHVREEWGSHFTLGRIFAAMIGRPAVMKLALRTGMPIPVLMRFVVRMLANLTDSSSKGIEDRVIALLEMLVPPASNQGTPITPRQPAQHP
- a CDS encoding demethylmenaquinone methyltransferase, producing MNRASLEKRPDEVAAMFDDVAPKYDVVNDVLSLGQTRRWRRIVVDAVGAVPGQRVLDLAAGTGTSSEPYADAGIDVVACDFSLGMLKVGKRRRPDIDFVAGDATNLPFEDNSFDASTISFGLRNVNEPKKALAEMLRVTKPGGRLVIAEFSSPVVPVWRTMYTEYLMRALPSIARKVASNPDAYVYLAESIRAWPNQDGLAAWIAETGWQDVAYRNLTGGIVAVHRAVKPGGHPDK
- a CDS encoding isochorismate synthase; translated protein: MTTLRSVTVPVGELSAAIGLLEYLVLDEQLCWIRRQEGLVGFGEAARFTSSGPERFARAQEWWRSLLADADVEDPLSAPGTGIVAFGSFAFSKRSPFESRLVVPEIIVGLRDGAGWVTYTTTDPDAELNEETAKAALARYLEDLPVYRESDPADRVLPGMLSESEWKNAVARSVAHVAAGDLSKIVLARDIAVELGNPLVASQVLRELAVRYRDCWTYSVDGLIGSTPEMLIKVENGTAEARVLAGTLDRATAPADDPHYAKRVLAGSAKQQHEHQIAIDSLTRSLEPFTSSMTSHTEPFVLELPNVWHLASDVTAELAPDESGLIPTPLTLVEALHPTAAVCGFPTSVAGELISELEHMDRGPYSGPVGWMDAAGNGEWGIALRGAVIESPTKVRLYAGCGIVAGSNPAAELEETWSKFRPMLEALGLDRPRAVPVRNPDFASSSSGS
- a CDS encoding basic amino acid ABC transporter substrate-binding protein, whose translation is MPHKARTTLAALLAVGALSLTACGGGDDSAESGFTTVNEGTLTVCSNVPFKPFEYVVDGEFTGFDIELTREIAKGMGLEHEVQNVGFDGLQSGTVLAARQCDVIAAAMSITDERAEKLAFSDPYYDSPQTLLVPADSSVASLADLKGKKVGVQQGTTGESYARENAADAEIMSFQTDAELFQGLQAGNIDAVLQDHAVNQDHTEDGKFRISASFETGESYGLAMKKEGSEELVSKVNEQLADLRENGKYQELHDRFFTK